A single region of the Malus sylvestris chromosome 8, drMalSylv7.2, whole genome shotgun sequence genome encodes:
- the LOC126633477 gene encoding cyclin-T1-3-like isoform X1 — protein MARGVPGNPAEPGVAETSTSICIPEPEEPLCSMRKWYFTREEIEDHSPSRRDGISLKKESQLRNSYCSFLQAIGMKLKVSQTTIACAMVLCHRFYMRQSHAKNDWQTIATSSFFLACKVRETPRFLKDVVVVAFEMVHSLDSSALESIKQREVFNKQKELIVVGERLVLATIGFDLDIQLAYTSLVAALKSLNILPDLAQVALNFVNDCLRTSLCLQYKPHYIAAGSVALAAKVQKVKLPTQQGKVWWLEFDVSPKQLNEVIQRMMGPGGKKALAPENGRVVASETLPRKPSGIDEGGGDEIKPTKEELDGLNSKCKIASISETLPGKPSGIDEGSGAEIKPIKVELDDQNSKCRTVSAQTNGSKIDVDRIRDAIKRRRRDKVVNKKSVHAIDDEIDPEAWIESELENGVELQNASATKKQRL, from the exons ATGGCTAGAGGGGTGCCCGGGAATCCTGCTGAACCAGGGGTTGCGGAAACTTCAACTAGCATCTGCATCCCGGAACCAGAGGAACCCCTGTGCTCTATGCGTAAGTGGTATTTTACGAGAGAGGAGATAGAAGATCATTCTCCATCTCGGAGGGATGGAATCAGCCTGAAGAAAGAGTCACAGTTGCGGAATTCATATTGCTCGTTTCTTCAAGCGATTGGGATGAAGCTTAAAGT GTCTCAGACGACAATAGCATGTGCAATGGTGTTGTGCCACCGGTTTTACATGCGTCAATCTCATGCTAAGAATGATTGGCAG ACAATTGCAACTTCAAGCTTCTTTCTTGCTTGTAAAGTACGAGAAACGCCACGCTTTTTGAAGGATGTTGTTGTTGTGGCATTTGAGATGGTGCACAGTTTAGATTCTTCTGCCTTAGAAAGTATCAAACAAAGA GAAGTTTTCAATAAGCAAAAGGAATTGATTGTGGTTGGGGAGAGACTTGTTCTGGCAACAATTGGTTTTGATCTTGACATTCAGCTTGCATACACGTCACTCGTTGCAGCTTTAAAGAGTTTAAATATTCTCCCCGACCTTGCTCAGGTGGCATTGAATTTTGTTAATGACTG CCTTCGTACATCACTGTGCTTGCAGTACAAGCCCCATTATATTGCAGCTGGTTCAGTGGCTCTTGCTGCCAAAGTTCAAAAAGTGAAACTACCAACACAACAGGGAAAAGTTTGGTGGCTGGAGTTCGATGTTTCACCAAAGCAATTAAATG AGGTCATTCAGCGGATGATGGGGCCAGGCGGAAAAAAAGCTCTAGCGCCCGAGAATGGAAGAGTCGTTGCATCTGAAACACTGCCTAGAAAGCCAAGTGGTATTGACGAGGGTGGTGGGGACGAGATTAAACCAACAAAAGAAGAATTGGATGGTCTGAACTCAAAATGCAAGATTGCTTCTATATCTGAAACACTGCCTGGAAAGCCAAGTGGTATTGACGAGGGTAGTGGGGCCGAGATTAAACCAATTAAAGTGGAATTGGATGATCAGAACTCAAAATGCAGGACTGTTTCTGCTCAGACCAACGGTAGTAAGATTGATGTTGATCGGATTAGAGATGCTATAAAGAGGAGAAGGCGCGATAAAGTTGTAAATAAGAAGTCAGTTCATGCCATAGATGATGAGATAGATCCTGAAGCCTGGATAGAAAGTGAGCTTGAAAATGGAGTAGAGCTACAAAATGCATCCGCAACGAAGAAACAAAGGTTGTGA
- the LOC126633477 gene encoding cyclin-T1-3-like isoform X2 gives MVLCHRFYMRQSHAKNDWQTIATSSFFLACKVRETPRFLKDVVVVAFEMVHSLDSSALESIKQREVFNKQKELIVVGERLVLATIGFDLDIQLAYTSLVAALKSLNILPDLAQVALNFVNDCLRTSLCLQYKPHYIAAGSVALAAKVQKVKLPTQQGKVWWLEFDVSPKQLNEVIQRMMGPGGKKALAPENGRVVASETLPRKPSGIDEGGGDEIKPTKEELDGLNSKCKIASISETLPGKPSGIDEGSGAEIKPIKVELDDQNSKCRTVSAQTNGSKIDVDRIRDAIKRRRRDKVVNKKSVHAIDDEIDPEAWIESELENGVELQNASATKKQRL, from the exons ATGGTGTTGTGCCACCGGTTTTACATGCGTCAATCTCATGCTAAGAATGATTGGCAG ACAATTGCAACTTCAAGCTTCTTTCTTGCTTGTAAAGTACGAGAAACGCCACGCTTTTTGAAGGATGTTGTTGTTGTGGCATTTGAGATGGTGCACAGTTTAGATTCTTCTGCCTTAGAAAGTATCAAACAAAGA GAAGTTTTCAATAAGCAAAAGGAATTGATTGTGGTTGGGGAGAGACTTGTTCTGGCAACAATTGGTTTTGATCTTGACATTCAGCTTGCATACACGTCACTCGTTGCAGCTTTAAAGAGTTTAAATATTCTCCCCGACCTTGCTCAGGTGGCATTGAATTTTGTTAATGACTG CCTTCGTACATCACTGTGCTTGCAGTACAAGCCCCATTATATTGCAGCTGGTTCAGTGGCTCTTGCTGCCAAAGTTCAAAAAGTGAAACTACCAACACAACAGGGAAAAGTTTGGTGGCTGGAGTTCGATGTTTCACCAAAGCAATTAAATG AGGTCATTCAGCGGATGATGGGGCCAGGCGGAAAAAAAGCTCTAGCGCCCGAGAATGGAAGAGTCGTTGCATCTGAAACACTGCCTAGAAAGCCAAGTGGTATTGACGAGGGTGGTGGGGACGAGATTAAACCAACAAAAGAAGAATTGGATGGTCTGAACTCAAAATGCAAGATTGCTTCTATATCTGAAACACTGCCTGGAAAGCCAAGTGGTATTGACGAGGGTAGTGGGGCCGAGATTAAACCAATTAAAGTGGAATTGGATGATCAGAACTCAAAATGCAGGACTGTTTCTGCTCAGACCAACGGTAGTAAGATTGATGTTGATCGGATTAGAGATGCTATAAAGAGGAGAAGGCGCGATAAAGTTGTAAATAAGAAGTCAGTTCATGCCATAGATGATGAGATAGATCCTGAAGCCTGGATAGAAAGTGAGCTTGAAAATGGAGTAGAGCTACAAAATGCATCCGCAACGAAGAAACAAAGGTTGTGA
- the LOC126631067 gene encoding transcription factor bHLH110-like isoform X5, protein MESANLHRQQHHQLQENIVGSSSLAATTPSCYVVGTKHAWTPTTTLSSSGNSLSNSSLDPLNSSMVPDLGFHWRTNITSDHQSAHDLANIKEELSSSSSLDHHSSFPKLTEMLTAAVSSSSIDHDQYFQFMKNEQTDQMVMNDLSEKLLLKTLSSGCQMNSTFNAPRHHQISPSARDHHQFYSNDHHHLLHNSNLMGGVPPAMPSRSAGHFSQIYPSINVSNLNRSLSTLSTSSLDMNLQAMDLLGASARFSTGDGSSFSTQPNDSHDACGLYKERQKSFGTLEQMHQGKVSSFDNEITEVKRPGSLIEPKATQAAAPKKSRLESRTSCPPFKVRKEKLGDRIAALQQLVAPFGKTDTASVLMEAIGYIKFLQNQVEGMAEINGNGETRDLRSRGLCLVPLSCMSYVTGDVRGGGGGCGDVWPTTNFGGGT, encoded by the exons ATGGAGTCTGCAAATCTCCATCGCCAACAGCATCATCAGCTCCAAGAGAATATTGTTGGGTCTTCTTCTTTAGCAGCTACTACCCCATCTTGCTATGTAGTTGGAACCAAGCATGCTTGGACCCCTACTACCACTTt GAGCAGTAGTGGTAACTCTTTATCAAATTCAAGCTTGGATCCCCTCAACAGTTCCATGGTTCCAGACTTGGGTTTTCACTGGCGCACTAATATTACTAGTGATCATCAATCTGCCCATGACCTTGCTAATATTAAAGAAGAGCTCTCATCATCATCCTCATTAGATCATCACAGTTCCTTCCCAAAATTAACAGAAATGCTGACCGCTGCCGTGTCTAGCAGTAGCATCGATCATGACCAATATTTCCAATTTATGAAAAATGAGCAAACAGATCAAATGGTCATGAATGACCTCAGTGAGAAGCTCTTGCTCAAGACATTGTCTTCTGGATGCCAAATGAATAGTACTTTTAATGCTCCTCGTCATCATCAAATTTCACCATCAGCTAGAGATCACCATCAATTTTACTCAAATGATCATCATCATCTACTCCACAACTCTAATCTAATGGGAGGTGTGCCGCCAGCGATGCCAAGCAGATCTGCGGGGCACTTCAGCCAAATTTATCCGAGCATAAACGTTTCCAACTTGAACCGATCGTTGTCTACACTCTCGACCTCTAGCTTGGACATGAACTTGCAGGCCATGGATCTCTTAGGTGCTTCCGCAAGATTTAGTACTGGCGATGGTAGTAGTTTTAGTACTCAGCCTAATGATTCACATGATGCTTGTggcttatacaaggagaggcaGAAGTCGTTTGGTACTCTTGAACAGATGCATCAAGGAAAG gTATCGTCTTTCGACAATGAAATAACAGAAGTGAAGAGACCCGGCAGTTTGATTGAGCCAAAGGCAACTCAAGCAGCTGCGCCAAAGAAATCGCGATTGGAGTCGCGCACTTCATGCCCACCCTTTAAG GTTAGGAAGGAAAAATTAGGAGATAGAATCGCAGCTCTTCAGCAATTGGTGGCACCTTTCGGCAAG ACAGACACAGCATCCGTACTGATGGAGGCTATCGGATACATCAAATTCCTTCAAAACCAGGTCGAG GGCATGGCGGAGATCAATGGAAATGGAGAGACGCGAGATCTCAGAAGTAGAGGGCTCTGCCTCGTGCCATTGTCTTGCATGTCTTATGTGACTGGTGACGTCCGCGGTGGTGGCGGTGGCTGTGGAGACGTTTGGCCAACGACTAACTTTGGTGGAGGGACTTAA
- the LOC126631067 gene encoding transcription factor bHLH110-like isoform X2: protein MESANLHRQQHHQLQENIVGSSSLAATTPSCYVVGTKHAWTPTTTFSGNSLSNSSLDPLNSSMVPDLGFHWRTNITSDHQSAHDLANIKEELSSSSSLDHHSSFPKLTEMLTAAVSSSSIDHDQYFQFMKNEQTDQMVMNDLSEKLLLKTLSSGCQMNSTFNAPRHHQISPSARDHHQFYSNDHHHLLHNSNLMGGVPPAMPSRSAGHFSQIYPSINVSNLNRSLSTLSTSSLDMNLQAMDLLGASARFSTGDGSSFSTQPNDSHDACGLYKERQKSFGTLEQMHQGKVSSFDNEITEVKRPGSLIEPKATQAAAPKKSRLESRTSCPPFKVRKEKLGDRIAALQQLVAPFGKTDTASVLMEAIGYIKFLQNQVETLSVPYMKSSRNKTSKTILQGGMAEINGNGETRDLRSRGLCLVPLSCMSYVTGDVRGGGGGCGDVWPTTNFGGGT from the exons ATGGAGTCTGCAAATCTCCATCGCCAACAGCATCATCAGCTCCAAGAGAATATTGTTGGGTCTTCTTCTTTAGCAGCTACTACCCCATCTTGCTATGTAGTTGGAACCAAGCATGCTTGGACCCCTACTACCACTTt TAGTGGTAACTCTTTATCAAATTCAAGCTTGGATCCCCTCAACAGTTCCATGGTTCCAGACTTGGGTTTTCACTGGCGCACTAATATTACTAGTGATCATCAATCTGCCCATGACCTTGCTAATATTAAAGAAGAGCTCTCATCATCATCCTCATTAGATCATCACAGTTCCTTCCCAAAATTAACAGAAATGCTGACCGCTGCCGTGTCTAGCAGTAGCATCGATCATGACCAATATTTCCAATTTATGAAAAATGAGCAAACAGATCAAATGGTCATGAATGACCTCAGTGAGAAGCTCTTGCTCAAGACATTGTCTTCTGGATGCCAAATGAATAGTACTTTTAATGCTCCTCGTCATCATCAAATTTCACCATCAGCTAGAGATCACCATCAATTTTACTCAAATGATCATCATCATCTACTCCACAACTCTAATCTAATGGGAGGTGTGCCGCCAGCGATGCCAAGCAGATCTGCGGGGCACTTCAGCCAAATTTATCCGAGCATAAACGTTTCCAACTTGAACCGATCGTTGTCTACACTCTCGACCTCTAGCTTGGACATGAACTTGCAGGCCATGGATCTCTTAGGTGCTTCCGCAAGATTTAGTACTGGCGATGGTAGTAGTTTTAGTACTCAGCCTAATGATTCACATGATGCTTGTggcttatacaaggagaggcaGAAGTCGTTTGGTACTCTTGAACAGATGCATCAAGGAAAG gTATCGTCTTTCGACAATGAAATAACAGAAGTGAAGAGACCCGGCAGTTTGATTGAGCCAAAGGCAACTCAAGCAGCTGCGCCAAAGAAATCGCGATTGGAGTCGCGCACTTCATGCCCACCCTTTAAG GTTAGGAAGGAAAAATTAGGAGATAGAATCGCAGCTCTTCAGCAATTGGTGGCACCTTTCGGCAAG ACAGACACAGCATCCGTACTGATGGAGGCTATCGGATACATCAAATTCCTTCAAAACCAGGTCGAG ACACTAAGTGTCCCGTACATGAAGTCATCTCGCAATAAGACCTCTAAAACAATATTACAAGGG GGCATGGCGGAGATCAATGGAAATGGAGAGACGCGAGATCTCAGAAGTAGAGGGCTCTGCCTCGTGCCATTGTCTTGCATGTCTTATGTGACTGGTGACGTCCGCGGTGGTGGCGGTGGCTGTGGAGACGTTTGGCCAACGACTAACTTTGGTGGAGGGACTTAA
- the LOC126631067 gene encoding transcription factor bHLH110-like isoform X1 — MESANLHRQQHHQLQENIVGSSSLAATTPSCYVVGTKHAWTPTTTLSSSGNSLSNSSLDPLNSSMVPDLGFHWRTNITSDHQSAHDLANIKEELSSSSSLDHHSSFPKLTEMLTAAVSSSSIDHDQYFQFMKNEQTDQMVMNDLSEKLLLKTLSSGCQMNSTFNAPRHHQISPSARDHHQFYSNDHHHLLHNSNLMGGVPPAMPSRSAGHFSQIYPSINVSNLNRSLSTLSTSSLDMNLQAMDLLGASARFSTGDGSSFSTQPNDSHDACGLYKERQKSFGTLEQMHQGKVSSFDNEITEVKRPGSLIEPKATQAAAPKKSRLESRTSCPPFKVRKEKLGDRIAALQQLVAPFGKTDTASVLMEAIGYIKFLQNQVETLSVPYMKSSRNKTSKTILQGGMAEINGNGETRDLRSRGLCLVPLSCMSYVTGDVRGGGGGCGDVWPTTNFGGGT, encoded by the exons ATGGAGTCTGCAAATCTCCATCGCCAACAGCATCATCAGCTCCAAGAGAATATTGTTGGGTCTTCTTCTTTAGCAGCTACTACCCCATCTTGCTATGTAGTTGGAACCAAGCATGCTTGGACCCCTACTACCACTTt GAGCAGTAGTGGTAACTCTTTATCAAATTCAAGCTTGGATCCCCTCAACAGTTCCATGGTTCCAGACTTGGGTTTTCACTGGCGCACTAATATTACTAGTGATCATCAATCTGCCCATGACCTTGCTAATATTAAAGAAGAGCTCTCATCATCATCCTCATTAGATCATCACAGTTCCTTCCCAAAATTAACAGAAATGCTGACCGCTGCCGTGTCTAGCAGTAGCATCGATCATGACCAATATTTCCAATTTATGAAAAATGAGCAAACAGATCAAATGGTCATGAATGACCTCAGTGAGAAGCTCTTGCTCAAGACATTGTCTTCTGGATGCCAAATGAATAGTACTTTTAATGCTCCTCGTCATCATCAAATTTCACCATCAGCTAGAGATCACCATCAATTTTACTCAAATGATCATCATCATCTACTCCACAACTCTAATCTAATGGGAGGTGTGCCGCCAGCGATGCCAAGCAGATCTGCGGGGCACTTCAGCCAAATTTATCCGAGCATAAACGTTTCCAACTTGAACCGATCGTTGTCTACACTCTCGACCTCTAGCTTGGACATGAACTTGCAGGCCATGGATCTCTTAGGTGCTTCCGCAAGATTTAGTACTGGCGATGGTAGTAGTTTTAGTACTCAGCCTAATGATTCACATGATGCTTGTggcttatacaaggagaggcaGAAGTCGTTTGGTACTCTTGAACAGATGCATCAAGGAAAG gTATCGTCTTTCGACAATGAAATAACAGAAGTGAAGAGACCCGGCAGTTTGATTGAGCCAAAGGCAACTCAAGCAGCTGCGCCAAAGAAATCGCGATTGGAGTCGCGCACTTCATGCCCACCCTTTAAG GTTAGGAAGGAAAAATTAGGAGATAGAATCGCAGCTCTTCAGCAATTGGTGGCACCTTTCGGCAAG ACAGACACAGCATCCGTACTGATGGAGGCTATCGGATACATCAAATTCCTTCAAAACCAGGTCGAG ACACTAAGTGTCCCGTACATGAAGTCATCTCGCAATAAGACCTCTAAAACAATATTACAAGGG GGCATGGCGGAGATCAATGGAAATGGAGAGACGCGAGATCTCAGAAGTAGAGGGCTCTGCCTCGTGCCATTGTCTTGCATGTCTTATGTGACTGGTGACGTCCGCGGTGGTGGCGGTGGCTGTGGAGACGTTTGGCCAACGACTAACTTTGGTGGAGGGACTTAA
- the LOC126631067 gene encoding transcription factor bHLH110-like isoform X3 — protein MLISVRKCLVRTRSFLLVRFLLFGINRSSSGNSLSNSSLDPLNSSMVPDLGFHWRTNITSDHQSAHDLANIKEELSSSSSLDHHSSFPKLTEMLTAAVSSSSIDHDQYFQFMKNEQTDQMVMNDLSEKLLLKTLSSGCQMNSTFNAPRHHQISPSARDHHQFYSNDHHHLLHNSNLMGGVPPAMPSRSAGHFSQIYPSINVSNLNRSLSTLSTSSLDMNLQAMDLLGASARFSTGDGSSFSTQPNDSHDACGLYKERQKSFGTLEQMHQGKVSSFDNEITEVKRPGSLIEPKATQAAAPKKSRLESRTSCPPFKVRKEKLGDRIAALQQLVAPFGKTDTASVLMEAIGYIKFLQNQVETLSVPYMKSSRNKTSKTILQGGMAEINGNGETRDLRSRGLCLVPLSCMSYVTGDVRGGGGGCGDVWPTTNFGGGT, from the exons ATGCTCATATCAGTGAGGAAGTGCCTGGTTAGAACTAGAAGTTTCTTGCTTGTTAGGTTCTTGCTGTTTGGAATAAATAG GAGCAGTAGTGGTAACTCTTTATCAAATTCAAGCTTGGATCCCCTCAACAGTTCCATGGTTCCAGACTTGGGTTTTCACTGGCGCACTAATATTACTAGTGATCATCAATCTGCCCATGACCTTGCTAATATTAAAGAAGAGCTCTCATCATCATCCTCATTAGATCATCACAGTTCCTTCCCAAAATTAACAGAAATGCTGACCGCTGCCGTGTCTAGCAGTAGCATCGATCATGACCAATATTTCCAATTTATGAAAAATGAGCAAACAGATCAAATGGTCATGAATGACCTCAGTGAGAAGCTCTTGCTCAAGACATTGTCTTCTGGATGCCAAATGAATAGTACTTTTAATGCTCCTCGTCATCATCAAATTTCACCATCAGCTAGAGATCACCATCAATTTTACTCAAATGATCATCATCATCTACTCCACAACTCTAATCTAATGGGAGGTGTGCCGCCAGCGATGCCAAGCAGATCTGCGGGGCACTTCAGCCAAATTTATCCGAGCATAAACGTTTCCAACTTGAACCGATCGTTGTCTACACTCTCGACCTCTAGCTTGGACATGAACTTGCAGGCCATGGATCTCTTAGGTGCTTCCGCAAGATTTAGTACTGGCGATGGTAGTAGTTTTAGTACTCAGCCTAATGATTCACATGATGCTTGTggcttatacaaggagaggcaGAAGTCGTTTGGTACTCTTGAACAGATGCATCAAGGAAAG gTATCGTCTTTCGACAATGAAATAACAGAAGTGAAGAGACCCGGCAGTTTGATTGAGCCAAAGGCAACTCAAGCAGCTGCGCCAAAGAAATCGCGATTGGAGTCGCGCACTTCATGCCCACCCTTTAAG GTTAGGAAGGAAAAATTAGGAGATAGAATCGCAGCTCTTCAGCAATTGGTGGCACCTTTCGGCAAG ACAGACACAGCATCCGTACTGATGGAGGCTATCGGATACATCAAATTCCTTCAAAACCAGGTCGAG ACACTAAGTGTCCCGTACATGAAGTCATCTCGCAATAAGACCTCTAAAACAATATTACAAGGG GGCATGGCGGAGATCAATGGAAATGGAGAGACGCGAGATCTCAGAAGTAGAGGGCTCTGCCTCGTGCCATTGTCTTGCATGTCTTATGTGACTGGTGACGTCCGCGGTGGTGGCGGTGGCTGTGGAGACGTTTGGCCAACGACTAACTTTGGTGGAGGGACTTAA
- the LOC126631067 gene encoding transcription factor bHLH110-like isoform X4 encodes MLISVRKCLVRTRSFLLVRFLLFGINSSGNSLSNSSLDPLNSSMVPDLGFHWRTNITSDHQSAHDLANIKEELSSSSSLDHHSSFPKLTEMLTAAVSSSSIDHDQYFQFMKNEQTDQMVMNDLSEKLLLKTLSSGCQMNSTFNAPRHHQISPSARDHHQFYSNDHHHLLHNSNLMGGVPPAMPSRSAGHFSQIYPSINVSNLNRSLSTLSTSSLDMNLQAMDLLGASARFSTGDGSSFSTQPNDSHDACGLYKERQKSFGTLEQMHQGKVSSFDNEITEVKRPGSLIEPKATQAAAPKKSRLESRTSCPPFKVRKEKLGDRIAALQQLVAPFGKTDTASVLMEAIGYIKFLQNQVETLSVPYMKSSRNKTSKTILQGGMAEINGNGETRDLRSRGLCLVPLSCMSYVTGDVRGGGGGCGDVWPTTNFGGGT; translated from the exons ATGCTCATATCAGTGAGGAAGTGCCTGGTTAGAACTAGAAGTTTCTTGCTTGTTAGGTTCTTGCTGTTTGGAATAAATAG TAGTGGTAACTCTTTATCAAATTCAAGCTTGGATCCCCTCAACAGTTCCATGGTTCCAGACTTGGGTTTTCACTGGCGCACTAATATTACTAGTGATCATCAATCTGCCCATGACCTTGCTAATATTAAAGAAGAGCTCTCATCATCATCCTCATTAGATCATCACAGTTCCTTCCCAAAATTAACAGAAATGCTGACCGCTGCCGTGTCTAGCAGTAGCATCGATCATGACCAATATTTCCAATTTATGAAAAATGAGCAAACAGATCAAATGGTCATGAATGACCTCAGTGAGAAGCTCTTGCTCAAGACATTGTCTTCTGGATGCCAAATGAATAGTACTTTTAATGCTCCTCGTCATCATCAAATTTCACCATCAGCTAGAGATCACCATCAATTTTACTCAAATGATCATCATCATCTACTCCACAACTCTAATCTAATGGGAGGTGTGCCGCCAGCGATGCCAAGCAGATCTGCGGGGCACTTCAGCCAAATTTATCCGAGCATAAACGTTTCCAACTTGAACCGATCGTTGTCTACACTCTCGACCTCTAGCTTGGACATGAACTTGCAGGCCATGGATCTCTTAGGTGCTTCCGCAAGATTTAGTACTGGCGATGGTAGTAGTTTTAGTACTCAGCCTAATGATTCACATGATGCTTGTggcttatacaaggagaggcaGAAGTCGTTTGGTACTCTTGAACAGATGCATCAAGGAAAG gTATCGTCTTTCGACAATGAAATAACAGAAGTGAAGAGACCCGGCAGTTTGATTGAGCCAAAGGCAACTCAAGCAGCTGCGCCAAAGAAATCGCGATTGGAGTCGCGCACTTCATGCCCACCCTTTAAG GTTAGGAAGGAAAAATTAGGAGATAGAATCGCAGCTCTTCAGCAATTGGTGGCACCTTTCGGCAAG ACAGACACAGCATCCGTACTGATGGAGGCTATCGGATACATCAAATTCCTTCAAAACCAGGTCGAG ACACTAAGTGTCCCGTACATGAAGTCATCTCGCAATAAGACCTCTAAAACAATATTACAAGGG GGCATGGCGGAGATCAATGGAAATGGAGAGACGCGAGATCTCAGAAGTAGAGGGCTCTGCCTCGTGCCATTGTCTTGCATGTCTTATGTGACTGGTGACGTCCGCGGTGGTGGCGGTGGCTGTGGAGACGTTTGGCCAACGACTAACTTTGGTGGAGGGACTTAA